A genomic stretch from Juglans microcarpa x Juglans regia isolate MS1-56 chromosome 3S, Jm3101_v1.0, whole genome shotgun sequence includes:
- the LOC121256905 gene encoding pathogenesis-related thaumatin-like protein 3.5 has translation MPMPTSWMFPSLSIAVISFFSCSYASTFTVTNNCPYTIWPGTLAGSGTPQLTMTGFQLNSGQSVSIPSTPGWSGRIWARTGCEFDELGSGKCQTGDCGGRLECDGSGAAPPTSLFEITLGTGNEKDFYDVSIVDGYNLPLVAAPSGVYGACNATGCASNINMGCPKELQVAGGGEEGVVACKSACEAFRMDQYCCSGEFANPTTCQPSFYSAIFKRACPRAYSYAFDDGTSTFTCKADEYAIIFCPGVNGVKKPDDPMFIPPMQKQSNREVEGIVSSSNILLPLPILVFLLILKLILLNAEY, from the exons ATGCCAATGCCGACGTCCTGGATGTTTCCTAGTTTGTCTATTGCTgtcatttctttcttctcttgctCATACGCTTCCACTTTCACCGTAACCAACAACTGCCCCTATACTATATGGCCTGGCACGCTTGCAGGGTCAGGCACGCCTCAACTTACAATGACTGGATTTCAGTTGAATTCTGGCCAAAGTGTTAGTATTCCATCGACACCGGGATGGTCAGGACGGATATGGGCAAGGACAGGATGCGAATTTGATGAGTTGGGATCCGGCAAATGTCAAACTGGGGACTGTGGGGGAAGGCTGGAATGTGATGGCAGTGGTGCCGCTCCGCCTACATCCCTCTTTGAGATAACCCTTGGAACAGGCAACGAGAAAGATTTCTACGATGTTAGCATTGTAGATGGCTACAACTTGCCGCTTGTTGCCGCACCAAGCGGGGTGTATGGTGCATGTAACGCCACAGGATGCGCTTCAAATATCAACATGG GTTGCCCAAAGGAGCTTCAGGTAgcaggaggaggagaggaaggaGTGGTTGCATGCAAGAGTGCATGTGAGGCTTTTAGGATGGACCAGTACTGCTGCAGTGGAGAGTTTGCCAACCCAACAACATGCCAGCCCTCCTTTTATTCGGCCATTTTTAAAAGGGCTTGTCCAAGGGCTTATAGCTATGCTTTTGATGATGGCACAAGCACTTTTACATGCAAGGCTGATGAATATGCCATTATTTTTTGCCCTGGTGTTAATGG GGTGAAAAAGCCAGATGATCCAATGTTCATCCCTCCAATGCAAAAGCAGAGCAATAGGGAGGTTGAGGGGATTGTATCTTCGTCAAACATCCTCCTCCCTCTTCCGATTCTGGTTTTTCTGCTCATCCTAAAGCTTATTCTTCTGAACGCTGAATATTAG
- the LOC121256904 gene encoding DNA-binding protein BIN4 — protein sequence MSSSREASPDWLRSFQAPTHSTLTLSSDSESSLKGSPSREDRDDLEEPSPNKSAKIAEEHKKQATIIGQNGAGSLSNKPSKAKSPKKRLKVEDQSPKQMKNKVYKKRKEGDRSDRIVAKEVTFEKHIEPCEPSHSVLALSSDSESGRDNSTAIEDNINHGESSEKKNSEFQGGDKCDDVVLVCSDGEFPSKKASREKFPRKRLKVEGHKPTKEQKINENMAIKGNGGDVEVAGEETSDKHIVPNVSSSSLPLVLSEKVHRSKALVECEGDSIDLSGDMGAVGRIIISDTPGNQEMYLDLKGTIYKTTIVPSRTFCIVGFGQSEAKIEAIMNDFIQLKPQSNVYEAETMVEGTLDGFSFDSEDEADKIPKAVPHQNNQNEDVEEQTNSKNNGKTKRKAEKTSGIARKRGKAVGGKMQAPKKVRKKNQVSKRGKTKK from the exons GCACCAACTCATTCAACACTGACGTTATCATCAGATTCTGAGTCTTCGCTGAAAGGTAGCCCTTCAAGGGAGGACAGAGATGATCTTGAAGAGCCATCTCCAAATAAATCAGCTAAAATTGCAGAGGAACACAAGAAGCAAGCTACAATTATTGGTCAAAATGGTGCAGGGTCTCTATCCAATAAGCCATCAAAAGCAAAGTCTCCAAAAAAAAGGCTGAAAGTAGAAGATCAATCaccaaaacaaatgaaaaataaagtctacaaaaagaggaaagaag GGGACAGGAGTGACAGGATTGTTGCGAAAGAAGTAACATTTGAGAAGCATATAGAGCCTTGT GAACCAAGTCATTCAGTTTTGGCATTATCGTCAGATTCTGAGTCAGGTCGTGATAATAGCACTGCAATAGAGGATAATATTAATCATGGAGAatcttctgaaaaaaaaaattcagagttCCAAGGAGGAGATAAGTGTGATGATGTTGTACTTGTTTGCAGTGATGGAGAGTTTCCATCTAAGAAGGCTTCAAGAGAAAAATTTCCAAGGAAACGGCTAAAAGTTGAGGGTCACAAACCAACCAAagagcaaaaaataaatgagaacaTGGCAATAAAAG GAAATGGTGGTGATGTGGAAGTTGCAGGTGAAGAAACTTCTGACAAGCATATCGTACCTAAT GTATCCTCCTCAAGTTTGCCTTTGGTGCTTTCTGAGAAAGTCCACCGCTCGAAG GCACTTGTTGAATGTGAAGGGGATTCCATTGATTTGAGTGGTGATATGGGTGCTGTAGGGCGAATTATAATTTCAGATACTCCAGGAAATCAGGAAATGTATTTGGATTTAAAAG GAACCATATACAAAACAACAATAGTTCCTTCGAGGACATTTTGCATT GTTGGCTTTGGTCAGTCAGAGGCAAAG ATAGAGGCCATCATGAATGACTTCATTCAGCTTAAACCACAGTCTAACGTTTATGAAGCTGAAACTATGGTTGAAG GAACACTGGATGGTTTCTCATTTGATTCAGAAGATGAGGCTGACAAGATTCCTAAAGCCGTTCCTcatcaaaataaccaaaatgaGGATGTTGAAGAACAAACCAATAGTAAAAATAATGGGAAAACCAAACGGAAAGCTGAGAAAACATCG GGAATTGCTCGGAAGAGAGGTAAAGCTGTGGGAGGAAAGATGCAAGCAccaaaaaaagtaagaaagaaaaatcaagtttCAAAGAGAGGCAAGACCAAGAAATAG